The following proteins come from a genomic window of Crassostrea angulata isolate pt1a10 chromosome 1, ASM2561291v2, whole genome shotgun sequence:
- the LOC128167745 gene encoding protein Mpv17-like, which produces MNAVIRMHSALMQKYPWKTVAFSTGFVMSTGDAISQKFVERNEKFDCKRYVRYWAFGVIIAGPLFHGWYIRLQKIFGKSKLAPFKMVAVDQLVFAPVFPPFFLGVMGLMKGDSFSIIKQKIQKDYLDILTSCWSVWPGVQFVNFLLVPISHRVLFNNTIALGWDTYLAWKADASKQESTNTLVRSKSTDTLVRSKPPDTLVRSLETTVASLPVWGDAPTNQTSMFVALSP; this is translated from the exons ATGAATGCAGTTATTCGAATGCACTCGGCGTTGATGCAAAAATACCCATGGAAAACAGTCGCCTTTTCGACGG GTTTTGTTATGTCAACTGGAGATGCCATTTCCCAGAAATTTGTTGAgagaaatgaaaaatttgacTGCAAAAGATATGTTCGATATTGGGCTTTTGGGGTGATAATTGCT GGTCCTCTTTTCCATGGATGGTATATAAGACTGCAAAAGATTTTTGGGAAGTCTAAGTTGGCACCATTCAAAATGGTTGCTGTTGATCAG CTGGTGTTTGCGCCTGTCTTCCCTCCGTTTTTCTTAGGAGTCATGGGATTAATGAAAGGAGATTCTTTTTCtatcataaaacaaaaaattcaaaag GATTATCTGGATATTCTCACCAGTTGCTGGTCG GTTTGGCCAGGTGTGCAGTTTGTGAACTTCCTGTTAGTGCCCATCAGTCACAG GGTTCTATTTAACAACACTATAGCCCTTGGCTGGGACACCTACCTAGCCTGGAAGGCTGACGCCTCCAAACAGGAGTCCACCAACACCCTGGTCCGGTCTAAGTCCACCGACACCCTGGTCCGGTCCAAGCCCCCTGACACTCTAGTCCGGTCCCTAGAGACAACCGTGGCCAGCCTGCCAGTCTGGGGAGACGCGCCCACTAACCAGACCTCCATGTTTGTGGCCCTCTCCCCATAG